A section of the Candidatus Omnitrophota bacterium genome encodes:
- the floA gene encoding flotillin-like protein FloA (flotillin-like protein involved in membrane lipid rafts) produces MPVFIIAIVIIATLFLFGYFIPVRLWIAAVAAGVKISIFSLIGMRLRNVDPRIIVPGLIMLHKAGLSVKLDGLEAHYLAGGDVIRVVKALISADKANLDLKFERACAIDLAGRDVLDAVKTSVNPKVIDAPKEGVLAAVAKDGIELKAKARVTVRANIDRLVGGATEETIIARVGEGIVTTIGSAESYKNVLENPDLISKTVLAKGLDSGTAFEILSIDIADVDVGKNIGAQLQADQAEADLKVARARAETRRALAVAQEQEMKARVQEMRAKVVEAEAEIPKAIAYAFREGKLGVMDYYSLKNIQADTEMRERIGKSPEEKKKEKE; encoded by the coding sequence ATGCCGGTATTTATTATTGCTATAGTTATTATCGCTACACTTTTCCTCTTCGGTTATTTTATCCCGGTGAGACTCTGGATAGCTGCCGTTGCTGCTGGAGTAAAAATCTCTATTTTCAGTCTCATCGGAATGCGTCTGCGCAATGTTGACCCACGCATCATTGTTCCTGGTTTAATTATGCTCCATAAAGCGGGACTCTCCGTAAAACTTGATGGCTTAGAGGCACATTACTTAGCAGGAGGGGATGTTATTCGGGTAGTGAAAGCTTTAATCTCCGCTGACAAAGCAAACTTGGATCTAAAATTTGAACGTGCCTGTGCCATTGACCTTGCAGGCCGTGATGTCTTAGATGCGGTAAAAACTTCTGTAAATCCTAAGGTAATTGATGCTCCCAAGGAGGGAGTTCTGGCAGCGGTGGCTAAAGATGGAATTGAACTGAAAGCAAAAGCAAGGGTAACGGTGCGTGCCAATATTGACCGCTTGGTAGGAGGAGCAACGGAAGAAACCATTATTGCCCGGGTAGGAGAAGGAATTGTTACCACCATCGGTTCTGCAGAGAGTTATAAAAATGTTTTGGAAAATCCTGATTTAATCTCCAAAACTGTCCTGGCAAAAGGCTTAGACTCAGGAACTGCCTTTGAGATTCTCTCCATTGATATTGCGGATGTAGATGTAGGAAAAAATATTGGTGCACAACTTCAGGCAGACCAGGCGGAGGCAGATTTAAAGGTTGCCCGCGCACGCGCGGAAACTCGCCGGGCATTGGCAGTAGCTCAGGAACAGGAAATGAAGGCACGTGTCCAGGAAATGCGGGCAAAGGTAGTGGAGGCAGAGGCAGAAATTCCTAAGGCAATTGCCTATGCCTTCAGAGAAGGAAAATTGGGAGTAATGGATTATTACTCACTTAAAAATATTCAGGCGGATACGGAAATGCGTGAGCGCATTGGTAAGTCTCCGGAGGAAAAGAAGAAGGAAAAAGAGTAA
- a CDS encoding arsenate reductase ArsC, with protein MAEGFLRHLANNKFEVFSAGINPTQVNPLAIKVMSEIGIDISMQKSKSIMEFINRQFDYVITVCDNTKQTCPIFPGKYQKIHWNLEDPAQAQGTEEEKLKVFRKIRDRLKKNILDFLKQTC; from the coding sequence ATGGCAGAAGGGTTTTTAAGACATTTGGCGAATAATAAATTTGAGGTTTTTAGCGCAGGTATAAATCCAACTCAAGTTAATCCCTTAGCAATAAAAGTTATGTCTGAAATAGGAATTGATATCTCAATGCAAAAATCAAAATCCATCATGGAATTTATTAACAGGCAATTTGATTACGTTATTACTGTTTGCGACAATACCAAGCAAACCTGTCCTATATTCCCGGGCAAATATCAAAAAATCCACTGGAATTTAGAAGACCCTGCTCAGGCACAAGGAACAGAAGAAGAAAAACTGAAGGTATTTAGGAAAATAAGAGACCGGCTTAAAAAAAATATCTTAGATTTTCTTAAACAGACTTGTTAA
- a CDS encoding zinc ribbon domain-containing protein — translation MPTYEYFCQNCENRFDIKATISEKEKGLKAKCPSCGSNKTIQILGNFFTFSKGSGSGFSSGCGPNPTPGCCG, via the coding sequence ATGCCAACCTATGAATATTTTTGTCAGAATTGCGAGAATAGATTTGATATCAAAGCAACTATATCCGAGAAAGAAAAAGGGTTAAAAGCAAAGTGTCCGAGTTGTGGTAGTAATAAGACTATTCAAATCTTAGGCAATTTCTTTACTTTTTCTAAAGGTAGTGGTTCTGGCTTCAGTAGTGGTTGCGGTCCAAATCCCACTCCCGGCTGTTGCGGATAA